One window from the genome of Eucalyptus grandis isolate ANBG69807.140 chromosome 7, ASM1654582v1, whole genome shotgun sequence encodes:
- the LOC104430601 gene encoding probable LRR receptor-like serine/threonine-protein kinase At3g47570 — protein sequence MADTGISGAIPFDMGNLQNVILLDLANNNLSGVISSSLQKKKKLIYLYLDGNNFLEYIPSHLDMCQNPMDLDLSNNNLSGSIFPSVKTLINLNLSHNHLNGALPVEIGKMDHLVILDISGNMFGGQIPSTLGDCDGLFILRMRDNHFQGSIPQSFRSLRSIEELDLSNNNLSSEIPKFLGAFHFLEILNLSYNNLKAYYQLKESSRMRVLLLLLETTRYVEESRVVLVLVYVYVCWLKKKKPQEPTSSSIVDRWLNLSYGTLLRATDGFSSTNLIGVGSFGSVYRGILQENGTHVAVKVLNLTHHGALKSFKAECEALKRIKHRNLLKVLTVCSGTDYDGNDFKALVYEFMVNGSLEEWLHPSPIPADVDGPSTNLSIIQRIKISIDIAFALDYLHNQCHSVIVHCDLKPSNVLLDAEMVGHVGDFGLAKIVLESTSHTNTNMSSADLRGTIGYAAPEYGMGSGVSIEGDVYSYGILLLEMFTGISPTAEIFKENLNLHNFVEEALPERVLEITDPILVQEVERDAGQRRKSTVQDCLLMVYRIGIACSVGVPRERMSIADVAAQLRSNRDKLYAAGL from the exons ATGGCCGACACAGGTATTTCAGGTGCTATCCCATTTGACATgggaaatcttcaaaatgtaATACTTCTGGATCTTGCCAATAACAATCTATCAGGGGTGATTTCATCCTctttgcagaagaagaagaaattgatttatttatatctTGATGGGAATAATTTTCTCGAGTACATTCCTTCACATCTAGATATGTGTCAAAATCCGATGGATCTTGATCTTTCTAACAACAATCTCAGTGGTTCCATATTCCCATCAGTTAAAACTCTAATCAATTTGAACTTGTCTCACAACCATTTGAATGGGGCTCTTCCAGTGGAAATAGGAAAAATGGACCATTTGGTTATTTTGGACATTTCAGGCAACATGTTCGGTGGTCAAATTCCAAGCACTCTAGGCGATTGTGATGGACTGTTCATATTAAGAATGAGGGATAACCACTTCCAAGGATCCATTCCTCAATCATTTAGATCATTAAGAAGTATTGAGGAATTGGATCTTTCCAATAACAATTTGTCAAGTGAGATTCCAAAATTCTTAGGGGCATTTCACTTCttggaaattttgaatttatccTATAACAATTTGAAGGCATATTACCAATTGAAGGAGTCTTCAAGAATGCGAGTGCTACTTTTATTGCTGGAAACAACAAGATATGTGGAGGAATCCC GGGTGGTTCTTGTTTTGGTTTATGTGTATGTATGttggttgaagaaaaagaaaccacaAGAACCAACTTCAAGTTCCATAGTTGATAGATGGTTAAACTTATCTTATGGAACTCTCCTTAGAGCAACCGATGGGTTCTCTTCCACTAATTTGATTGGTGTTGGGAGTTTTGGATCTGTTTATAGGGGAATACTCCAAGAGAATGGGACTCATGTTGCTGTAAAGGTGCTTAATTTAACGCATCATGGTGCTTTGAAGAGCTTCAAAGCTGAGTGCGAGGCTCTAAAGCGTATCAAGCACCGGAATCTTTTGAAAGTATTAACAGTATGCTCAGGTACTGATTATGATGGAAATGACTTTAAGGCTTTGGTTTATGAGTTCATGGTCAATGGTAGCCTTGAAGAGTGGCTGCACCCATCTCCAATACCAGCTGATGTAGATGGGCCTTCAACAAATTTGAGTATCATCCAAAGGATAAAGATTTCCATTGACATTGCTTTCGCATTGGATTATCTTCATAACCAATGCCATAGTGTCATAGTTCATTGTGATCTAAAACCAAGCAATGTCCTTTTGGACGCTGAGATGGTTGGACACGTCGGTGACTTTGGATTAGCCAAGATTGTCCTTGAATCCACATCTCACACGAACACAAATATGAGCTCCGCTGATCTGAGAGGAACAATTGGTTATGCTGCTCCAG AATATGGAATGGGAAGTGGGGTTTCTATTGAAGGGGATGTCTATAGTTATGGCATCCTCTTGCTAGAGATGTTCACAGGAATCAGTCCCACGGCTGAgatattcaaagaaaatttgaaccTTCATAATTTTGTTGAGGAAGCTTTACCTGAACGAGTTCTAGAGATTACCGATCCCATTCTAGTTCAAGAAGTAGAAAGGGATGCAGGCCAAAGGAGAAAGAGCACAGTCCAAGATTGTCTGCTAATGGTATACAGAATTGGGATCGCCTGCTCAGTTGGAGTcccaagagagagaatgagCATCGCAGATGTAGCAGCTCAACTACGTTCGAATAGAGACAAATTGTACGCAGCTGGTTTATGA
- the LOC104455899 gene encoding probable LRR receptor-like serine/threonine-protein kinase At3g47570 yields MPSNHLGSGGSSDLSFLCSLTNITSLTVLSIRQNKLGGLFPGCIGNFSITIKILELAVNPIIGEIPKAIGNLANLESLGIFNTIISGAIPFELGNLPNLTILELSNNNLSGLIPSSLQKMKKLIRLHLQGNNFHGYIPSHLDKCQNLMDLDLSNNNLSGSIFPVINTLVNLVLSHNHLNGALPAELGKMEHLVTLDISGNMFRGKIPSTLGDCVGLFALRMRDNQFQGSIPQSFRSLRSIEEFDLSNNNLSGEIPKFLVAFLFLEILNLSYNNFEGILPTKGVFENASATFIAGNNKICGGIPKFRLPKCISRHSKSKGEVHKLKLTLFIIFGLLGVVLVLIFVTENGTNVAVKVFNLMRHGALKSFKAECEALNQDCLESTSYTNINMSSADLRGTIGYAAPEYGMGSGVSIEGDFYSYGILLLEMFTGIGPAVEIFKENSNLHNFVEEALLERVLEITDPILVQEVESDAGQRRKSTVQDCLLKIYRIGIACSVGVPRERMSIANVAVQLCSIRNGLYAAGL; encoded by the exons ATGCCTTCTAACCACCTTGGAAGTGGGGGATCTAGTGACTTAAGCTTCCTTTGCTCATTAACCAATATCACTAGCTTAACCGTTTTGAGCATTAGGCAAAACAAACTCGGTGGGCTGTTCCCAGGATGCATTGGCAATTTCTCCATAACTATCAAAATATTGGAATTAGCCGTTAATCCTATTATTGGTGAGATTCCTAAAGCAATCGGCAATCTTGCGAACTTGGAATCCTTGGGGATTTTCAACACTATTATTTCGGGTGCTATCCCGTTTGAATTGGGAAATCTTCCGAATCTAACAATCCTGGAACTCTCCAATAACAATCTATCAGGGCTGATTCCATCCTCTTtgcagaagatgaagaaattaaTTCGTTTGCATCTTCAAGGGAATAACTTTCATGGGTACATTCCTTCACATCTAGATAAGTGTCAAAATCTGATGGATCTTGATCTTTCTAACAACAATCTCAGCGGTTCCATATTCCCAGTAATTAATACTCTAGTCAATTTGGTCTTGTCTCACAACCATTTGAATGGGGCTCTTCCAGCGGAACTAGGAAAAATGGAACATTTAGTTACTTTGGACATTTCAGGCAACATGTTCCGTGGTAAGATTCCGAGCACTCTAGGTGATTGTGTTGGACTGTTCGCATTAAGAATGAGGGATAACCAGTTCCAAGGATCCATTCCTCAATCATTTAGATCATTAAGAAGCATTGAGGAATTTGATCTTTCCAATAACAATCTGTCGGGTGAGATTCCGAAATTCTTGGTGGCATTTCTCTTCTTGGAAATTCTGAATTTATCCTATAACAATTTTGAAGGCATATTACCAACTAAAGGAGTCTTCGAGAATGCGAGTGCCACTTTTATTGCTGGAAACAACAAGATTTGTGGAGGAATCCCCAAATTTCGGCTCCCTAAATGCATCTCTAGACACTCCAAGAGCAAAGGAGAAGTTCATAAATTGAAACTCACGCTCTTTATTATCTTTGGGCTTCTAGGGGTGGTTCTTGTTCTGATTTTTGTGACT GAGAATGGGACTAATGTGGCTGTGAAGGTGTTTAATTTAATGCGTCATGGTGCTTTGAAGAGCTTCAAAGCCGAGTGTGAGGCTCTAAA CCAAGATTGTCTTGAATCCACATCTTACACAAACATAAATATGAGCTCTGCTGATTTGAGAGGAACAATTGGTTATGCTGCTCCAG AATATGGAATGGGAAGTGGGGTTTCTATTGAAGGGGATTTCTATAGTTATGGCATCCTCTTGCTAGAGATGTTCACAGGAATCGGTCCCGCGGTTGAgatattcaaagaaaattcaaacCTTCATAATTTTGTTGAGGAAGCTTTGCTTGAACGAGTTCTAGAGATTACCGATCCCATTCTAGTTCAAGAAGTAGAAAGCGATGCAGGCCAAAGGAGAAAGAGCACAGTCCAGGATTGTCTGCTGAAGATATACAGAATTGGGATCGCCTGCTCAGTTGGAGTcccaagagagagaatgagCATCGCAAATGTAGCAGTTCAACTATGTTCGATTAGGAACGGACTTTATGCAGCTGGTTTATGA